A DNA window from Niabella yanshanensis contains the following coding sequences:
- a CDS encoding Crp/Fnr family transcriptional regulator: MNGLIEYFSGGTVLTEQARQDLLDSTKVKSFRKGTSLLKEGHVAQYLYFIEEGLLKLSFTRNGKEFIMRFFPENSLCTGLDSFLTKTRSGYGLVALETTMVHYISHRDIDHLCRKHHCVETAFRQFLGMASVNMMARVSEMLEEDAIRRYENFLQQNSSLLQRISLGDLSGYLGIAQVSLSRIRAKR; encoded by the coding sequence GATTGAATACTTTTCCGGCGGGACTGTTCTGACAGAACAAGCAAGACAGGACTTACTCGATAGTACAAAGGTAAAATCTTTTAGAAAGGGTACATCCTTGCTTAAGGAGGGGCACGTAGCACAGTACCTGTATTTTATAGAAGAAGGCTTGTTAAAGCTAAGCTTTACAAGGAATGGTAAGGAATTTATTATGAGATTTTTCCCGGAAAATAGTTTGTGCACCGGATTGGATAGTTTTCTGACAAAAACAAGGTCTGGCTATGGATTGGTAGCTTTAGAAACAACAATGGTGCATTACATAAGTCATCGTGACATAGACCATTTATGCCGGAAACATCATTGCGTTGAAACCGCATTCAGACAATTTTTAGGTATGGCTTCTGTCAATATGATGGCAAGGGTCAGTGAGATGTTGGAAGAAGACGCAATTAGACGTTATGAAAACTTTCTGCAACAGAACAGTTCTCTTTTGCAGCGCATTAGTCTGGGTGATCTGTCAGGTTATTTGGGCATAGCCCAGGTTTCTTTGAGCAGGATCAGGGCTAAAAGATAA
- a CDS encoding nuclear transport factor 2 family protein encodes MENEILGFEKKYWEAMEAHDFETVKNLTRFPCITAGKDGVRNVDEASFKKMFESGAGVNWTVLDISGVETQIFDNNAVIAYLIELEHSAEGKTSSMKCACTSTWIKDDNTWRCAMHTESDLK; translated from the coding sequence ATGGAAAATGAAATTCTTGGATTTGAAAAAAAATATTGGGAAGCAATGGAAGCTCACGATTTTGAAACAGTTAAAAATCTCACTCGCTTTCCTTGTATTACCGCGGGAAAAGACGGCGTGAGAAATGTAGACGAAGCATCTTTTAAAAAAATGTTTGAATCTGGTGCCGGTGTCAATTGGACGGTTTTAGACATTTCCGGAGTGGAGACACAAATATTTGACAACAATGCAGTGATTGCTTACCTTATTGAGTTAGAGCATTCAGCAGAAGGAAAAACTTCATCGATGAAATGCGCCTGTACCTCCACCTGGATCAAAGATGATAACACATGGCGTTGTGCCATGCATACCGAATCTGATTTAAAGTAA